A single Ctenopharyngodon idella isolate HZGC_01 chromosome 22, HZGC01, whole genome shotgun sequence DNA region contains:
- the eif4g3b gene encoding eukaryotic translation initiation factor 4 gamma 3 isoform X3, with amino-acid sequence MSLPPKAVPKPAAAAAAGTGPGTGPSPSSQLRAPLTTVPLPPGTPVAQQPPPGQTSVFLNIHNIQRIQRVPPPLEERIFPTQSVTAVYTVQRPPGPPYTAHEISKGHPNLAATPPGHASSPGLSQVSVPTLFSAHLYGHPKGWEAGGGSPYTQGQNAGTTPLVYSPPTQPMNAQPQSRPFATGPRPTHHQGGFRPIQFFQRAQMQTARPTIPSNNPSIRPTSQTPTAAVYSPNQPIMMTMAPMPFHSPQTAQYYIPQYRHSPPQYVGPPPQQYSVQPTGPSTFYAGPSPGDFPAPYAAGPPYYPGQPMYTPSTPIIMPTPQQPPPAKREKKTIRIRDPNQGGKDVTDEILSGVGGSRNPTPPGGRPSSTPTPPQFLCPHPHYPHIFYLKSQQLNNQVADHGHAMYNVDSAQLNLKTDDKPKPEFASQRSASPGLRQPETSLERIDPSSPVQEPSPSQKTELPPSGPETASSVATAPSPSIPASTVESADAQSPSAEPSPTKAVTPEPESSEPEKSSSSEQPSPQSLSASPDQPEKVVNGLTDTDAAPLSEDLESQPREVSPLLPTSSVPQSPSPEPRPITPALDAESAVVKTDSPLPPAEDSAGCSDVPFLSTSSTAAISTTPAPPPGLIHPSQVSAGSARRPSTGAELKETGKEIEALSDKRGEPFLQSRKATSSAPKTWKNPKKNMPVGQDQCPDKEEDMDQPSMESAAESPSPPPVEVERRPSVGAVLEENGEQDVEPQRNGAEHASETESSDSIHPPAVKEPLIKAVPQPAEKNGKKQYDRDFLLGFQFMPACVQKPEGLPPISDVVLDKINQNKLPMRPIDPRVISRGPDFTPAFADFGRQIQGGRGAPLLNVGLRRPPGRKIITNVSVNDEVQLRTTENAWKPGMKRESAVEDPDAQKTQELFRKVRSILNKLTPQMFNQLMKQVTDLTIDTEERLKGVIDLVFEKAIDEPSFSVAYGNMCSCLAMLKVPMTDKPNTTVNFRKLLLNRCQKEFEKDKVDDDAFEKKHRELEAATSASERERLQEELEEAKDKARRRSIGNIKFIGELFKLRMLTEAIMHDCVVKLLKNHDEESLECLCRLLTTIGKDLDFEKAKPRMDQYFNQMEKIVKERKTSSRIRFMLQDVIDLRLHNWVSRRADLGPKTIEQIHKEAKLEEQEEQRKVHQQLLSKDNKRRPGVQREETWSTVPMTKNSRTIDPTKIPKISKPTIDEKIQLGPRNQNWIKGSSGGAGAKASESDVSRPSASLNRYSPLQPSAPPASSLPSTSPDFDARRVLSSRGSSGRERNDKPLSVGPTRTGPILLGSSNKEAPEESVQEVSRRDSYASDTPKLPASTADKSRLERSQSRESAVKLEVLSGPSPDKTAEEDMERRSKSIIDEFLHINDYKEAVQCVEELEQPAMLYVFVRVGVDSTLERSQITRDHMGQLLYQLLHAGILLKLQFFKGFSETLEIADDMAIDIPHIWLYLAELVTPVLREGGISMRELFSEFSKPLLPVGRAGILFSEILHLLCKQMSHRKVGSLWRDSGLSWADFIPETEDVHSFITEHKLDFTLSDGSNLTEAVSKRTLSPEELNKQLEKLLLEDMAGDEQIFDWVEANLDESEMSSPPFLRALMTAVCKAAVKTEGSSCKVDLTIIQRRLPVLHKYLNSDTERQLQALYALQALIVKLDQPANLLRMFFDCLYDEDVISEDAFYKWEVSKDPAEQQGKGVALKSVTAFFTWLREAEEESEDN; translated from the exons AGTTTTCcttaatattcataatattcaAAGGATTCAAAGAGTGCCGCCTCCCCTGGAAGAGCGAATCTTCCCCACGCAGTCCGTCACTGCTGTCTACACT GTACAGAGACCCCCTGGCCCCCCATATACAGCACATGAAATCAGCAAGGGACACCCTAACCTAGCGGCCACACCGCCGGGTCACGCCTCCTCCCCTGGACTCTCTCAGGTATCAGTTCCAACACTATTCTCTGCGCATCTGTATGGTCATCCTAAAGGCTGGGAGGCAGGAGGAGGG TCTCCGTACACACAGGGGCAGAATGCCGGCACAACCCCTCTGGTCTACTCTCCACCAACCCAGCCAATGAACGCACAGCCTCAGAGCCGCCCG TTTGCCACTGGGCCTCGTCCTACCCATCACCAG GGAGGATTCAGACCCATTCAG TTTTTCCAGAGGGCGCAGATGCAAACGGCCCGGCCCACCATTCCAAGCAACAACCCTTCCATTCGGCCCACATCTCAGACCCCCACGGCAGCGGTCTATTCCCCCAATCAGCCCATCATGATGACCATGGCTCCCATGCCCTTCCATTCCCCACAGACAGCGCAGTACTACATCCCTCAG TACCGTCACAGTCCTCCTCAGTATGTAGGGCCTCCTCCTCAACAGTACTCAGTCCAGCCCACTGGACCCAGTACCTTCTATGCTGGACCCAGTCCAGGGGACTTCCCTGCACCTTATG CAGCAGGACCTCCCTACTATCCTGGGCAGCCCATGTACACACCATCTACACCCATCATAATGCCTACACCACAACAACCTCCACCTGCTAAGAGGGAAAAGAAAACA ATCCGCATCCGAGACCCCAACCAGGGCGGCAAGGATGTCACAGACGAGATATTATCAGGGGTGGGTGGGAGTCGGAACCCAACCCCACCTGGGGGACGGCCTTCCTCCACTCCTACACCTCCACAG TTTTTATGTCCGCACCCTCATTATCCTCACATTTTCTACCTCAAATCCCAGCAGCTGAACAACCAGGTAGCAGATCACGGGCATGCAATGTATAATGTGGACAGCGCCCAGCTCAACTTGAAAACAG ATGACAAGCCAAAACCAGAGTTTGCTTCGCAAAGATCTGCATCTCCTGGACTGCGGCAGCCAGAGACTTCGTTGGAAAGAATTGATCCAAGCAGCCCAGTCCAAGAGCCCTCTCCCTCACAGAAAACTGAGCTTCCCCCCTCCGGCCCAGAAACGGCCTCAAGTGTAGCTACAGCCCCCAGTCCTTCCATACCTGCCTCAACAGTGGAGTCAGCTGACGCCCAGAGCCCATCAGCTGAGCCCAGCCCCACTAAAGCTGTCACACCAGAACCTGAGAGCTCTGAACCAGAGAAATCCTCCTCCTCAGAGCAACCCTCACCTCAGAGCCTGTCTGCATCTCCAGACCAGCCCGAAAAGGTTGTCAATGGGCTGACGGACACCGATGCTGCTCCCTTGAGTGAAGACTTGGAATCCCAACCAAGGGAAGTCTCTCCGTTGCTGCCTACATCCAGTGTGCCCCAGTCCCCCAGCCCGGAGCCCAGGCCCATCACACCGGCGCTGGACGCTGAGTCTGCGGTGGTAAAAACGGATAGTCCCTTGCCTCCTGCTGAAGACAGCGCTGGATGTTCTGACGTCCCATTCCTCTCGACCTCCTCTACTGCTGCTATCTCCACCACACCTGCACCTCCTCCAGGACTCATACATCCAAGTCAGGTTTCTGCAGGGTCAGCCAGGAGACCTTCTACAGGAGCAGAGCTCAAAGAAACAGGGAAGGAGATTGAGGCCTTGTCGGACAAGAGAGGCGAGCCTTTCTTGCAGTCCAGAAAAG CTACATCTAGTGCACCAAAGACCTGGAAGAACCCAAAAAAGAACATGCCTGTAGGGCAAGATCAGTGTCCAGACAAAGAG GAGGACATGGATCAGCCCTCTATGGAGTCTGCTGCAGAGAGCCCCAGTCCTCCTCCTGTGGAGGTGGAGAGGAGGCCATCAGTAGGAGCTGTGCTCGAGGAGAACGGAGAACAGGACGTAGAGCCTCAGAGAAACGGAGCTGAACACGCCTCTGAAACTGAAAGCAGTGACAGCATCCACCCGCCTGCAGTCAAAGAGCCGCTGATCAAAGCAGTGCCAC AGCCTGCAGAGAAGAATGGCAAGAAGCAGTACGATAGAGACTTCCTGTTGGGCTTCCAGTTCATGCCTGCGTGTGTGCAGAAACCAGAGGGGCTTCCTCCCATTTCTGATGTTGTTCTAGATAAG ATTAACCAAAATAAGCTGCCCATGCGGCCAATAGACCCACGTGTGATTTCCAGAGGCCCAGACTTCACGCCAGCGTTTGCGGATTTCGGCCGACAGATTCAAGGAGGCAGGGGAGCACCG CTGCTGAACGTTGGCCTGCGGCGCCCACCTGGACGCAAGATCATCACAAACGTGTCTGTGAACGATGAGGTGCAGCTGAGGACAACAGAGAATGCTTGGAAGCCTGGCATGAAGCGGGAGAGTGCCGTTGAAGATCCAGACGCCCAGAAAACTCAG GAGCTTTTCCGAAAAGTGCGTAGTATTCTCAACAAATTGACGCCACAGATGTTCAACCAGCTGATGAAGCAGGTGACTGACCTCACCATTGACACAGAGGAGCGGCTCAAGGGTGTCATAGACCTGGTTTTCGAGAAAGCCATCGATGAACCCAGCTTTTCTGTGGCCTATGGAAATATGTGCAGCTGTCTGGCCATG TTAAAAGTGCCCATGACGGATAAGCCCAACACCACTGTGAATTTTCGGAAGCTGCTTCTGAACCGCTGTCAGAAAGAGTTTGAGAAGGACAAGGTAGATGACGATGCCTTCGAGAAGAAACACAGGGAGCTGGAGGCAGCTACCTCG GCTAGTGAGCGGGAGAGACTGCAGGAAGAGCTGGAAGAGGCGAAAGACAAAGCCCGCAGACGCTCCATTGGCAACATCAAGTTCATCGGCGAGCTCTTTAAGCTGCGGATGCTGACAGAAGCCATCATGCACGACTGTGTGGTGAAGTTGCTGAAAAACCATGACGAAGAGTCACTGGAGTGCCTGTGCAGGCTGCTCACCACTATTGGCAAGGACTTGGACTTTGAGAAAGCTAAG CCACGAATGGATCAGTACTTTAACCAGATGGAGAAGATAGTAAAGGAGAGAAAGACTTCATCACGCATTCGGTTCATGCTGCAGGATGTTATTGACCTGCGATTG CACAATTGGGTGTCTCGGAGAGCTGACCTAGGCCCTAAGACCATCGAGCAGATCCATAAAGAGGCAAAGTTGGAAGAACAGGAGGAGCAGAGAAAGGTGCACCAGCAACTGCTGTCCAAGGATAACAAGAGGAGACCAG GGGTGCAGAGAGAGGAGACATGGAGCACTGTGCCTATGACCAAGAACAGCAGAACAATAGACCCCACTAAGATTCCCAAGATCTCCAAG CCAACAATAGATGAGAAGATTCAGCTGGGACCAAGAAATCAGAACTGGATTAAGGGCAGCAGTGGAGGGGCTGGAGCCAAGGCCAGTGAGTCAG ATGTCTCTCGTCCAAGTGCCAGTTTGAACCGTTACTCACCCCTGCAACCCTCAGCGCCTCCGGCCTCGTCTTTACCCTCTACATCCCCAGATTTTGATGCCAGGAGAGTTCTCAGCAG TCGTGGAAGCTCAGGGCGGGAGCGCAATGACAAGCCATTAAGTGTGGGTCCCACTCGGACAGGGCCCATCTTGTTGGGTAGCAGCAATAAGGAGGCTCCCGAGGAGTCGGTCCAGGAAGTGTCCCGCAGAGACTCTTATGCCTCAGACACACCCAAGCTGCCCGCCAGCACTGCAGACAAGAGCAGACTGGAGCGTAGCCAATCCAGGGAGTCTG CTGTTAAACTTGAAGTACTGTCAGGACCCTCTCCAGATAAAACTGCAGAAGAGGACATGGAGAGGCGGTCCAAGTCTATTATTGATGAGTTTTTGCACATTAATGATTACAAG GAGGCAGTGCAGTGTGTGGAGGAGCTAGAGCAACCTGCCATGCTCTATGTGTTTGTGCGGGTGGGTGTGGACTCCACGCTGGAGAGGAGTCAGATCACGCGAGACCATATGGGTCAGCTGCTCTATCAGCTCCTGCACGCTGGAATCCTCCTCAAACTTCAGTTTTTTAAAGG GTTCTCTGAAACTCTTGAAATAGCAGATGATATGGCCATTGATATTCCCCATATATGGCTGTACCTTGCGGAGCTGGTGACCCCTGTACTTCGAGAGGGGGGAATCTCTATGAGAGAATTATTTAG CGAATTTAGCAAACCATTACTCCCTGTGGGAAGAGCTGGGATATTATTTTCTGAAATATTGCACCTTCTATGCAAACAAATG AGCCATAGGAAAGTGGGATCATTATGGAGGGACTCTGGGTTGAGCTGGGCAGATTTTATACCTGAAACAGAGGATGTACACAGCTTCATTACAGAACAT AAATTAGACTTCACTCTTTCTGACGGCTCAAACCTGACCGAGGCTGTCTCTAAGAGAACGCTCTCGCCTGAGGAACTGAACAAGCAACTTGAAAAACTACTACTTGAGGACATGGCTGGCGATGAACAAATCTTCGACTGGGTTGAG GCCAATCTAGATGAATCAGAAATGAGTTCACCTCCTTTCCTCAGAGCTTTAATGACTGCTGTGTGCAAGGCAGCAGTGAAAA CCGAGGGCTCCTCATGCAAAGTGGACTTGACCATAATCCAGAGGAGATTGCCTGTATTACACAAATACCTTAACtcagacacagagagacagtTGCAAGCACTTTACGCACTTCAAGCTTTGATAGTAAAACTGGACCAGCCTGCTA atttgcTCCGGATGTTCTTTGACTGTTTGTACGATGAGGATGTGATATCTGAAGATGCTTTCTATAAGTGGGAAGTCAGTAAAGACCCCGCAGAACAGCAAGGCAAGGGCGTGGCCCTGAAGTCAGTCACCGCCTTCTTCACGTGGCTGCGCGAGGCAGAGGAGGAGTCGGAGGACAATTGA
- the eif4g3b gene encoding eukaryotic translation initiation factor 4 gamma 3 isoform X16, with the protein MNAQPQSRPFATGPRPTHHQGGFRPIQFFQRAQMQTARPTIPSNNPSIRPTSQTPTAAVYSPNQPIMMTMAPMPFHSPQTAQYYIPQYRHSPPQYVGPPPQQYSVQPTGPSTFYAGPSPGDFPAPYAAGPPYYPGQPMYTPSTPIIMPTPQQPPPAKREKKTSSKIRIRDPNQGGKDVTDEILSGVGGSRNPTPPGGRPSSTPTPPQFLCPHPHYPHIFYLKSQQLNNQVADHGHAMYNVDSAQLNLKTDDKPKPEFASQRSASPGLRQPETSLERIDPSSPVQEPSPSQKTELPPSGPETASSVATAPSPSIPASTVESADAQSPSAEPSPTKAVTPEPESSEPEKSSSSEQPSPQSLSASPDQPEKVVNGLTDTDAAPLSEDLESQPREVSPLLPTSSVPQSPSPEPRPITPALDAESAVVKTDSPLPPAEDSAGCSDVPFLSTSSTAAISTTPAPPPGLIHPSQVSAGSARRPSTGAELKETGKEIEALSDKRGEPFLQSRKATSSAPKTWKNPKKNMPVGQDQCPDKEEDMDQPSMESAAESPSPPPVEVERRPSVGAVLEENGEQDVEPQRNGAEHASETESSDSIHPPAVKEPLIKAVPQPAEKNGKKQYDRDFLLGFQFMPACVQKPEGLPPISDVVLDKINQNKLPMRPIDPRVISRGPDFTPAFADFGRQIQGGRGAPLLNVGLRRPPGRKIITNVSVNDEVQLRTTENAWKPGMKRESAVEDPDAQKTQELFRKVRSILNKLTPQMFNQLMKQVTDLTIDTEERLKGVIDLVFEKAIDEPSFSVAYGNMCSCLAMLKVPMTDKPNTTVNFRKLLLNRCQKEFEKDKVDDDAFEKKHRELEAATSASERERLQEELEEAKDKARRRSIGNIKFIGELFKLRMLTEAIMHDCVVKLLKNHDEESLECLCRLLTTIGKDLDFEKAKPRMDQYFNQMEKIVKERKTSSRIRFMLQDVIDLRLHNWVSRRADLGPKTIEQIHKEAKLEEQEEQRKVHQQLLSKDNKRRPGVQREETWSTVPMTKNSRTIDPTKIPKISKPTIDEKIQLGPRNQNWIKGSSGGAGAKASESDVSRPSASLNRYSPLQPSAPPASSLPSTSPDFDARRVLSSRGSSGRERNDKPLSVGPTRTGPILLGSSNKEAPEESVQEVSRRDSYASDTPKLPASTADKSRLERSQSRESAVKLEVLSGPSPDKTAEEDMERRSKSIIDEFLHINDYKEAVQCVEELEQPAMLYVFVRVGVDSTLERSQITRDHMGQLLYQLLHAGILLKLQFFKGFSETLEIADDMAIDIPHIWLYLAELVTPVLREGGISMRELFSEFSKPLLPVGRAGILFSEILHLLCKQMSHRKVGSLWRDSGLSWADFIPETEDVHSFITEHKLDFTLSDGSNLTEAVSKRTLSPEELNKQLEKLLLEDMAGDEQIFDWVEANLDESEMSSPPFLRALMTAVCKAAVKTEGSSCKVDLTIIQRRLPVLHKYLNSDTERQLQALYALQALIVKLDQPANLLRMFFDCLYDEDVISEDAFYKWEVSKDPAEQQGKGVALKSVTAFFTWLREAEEESEDN; encoded by the exons ATGAACGCACAGCCTCAGAGCCGCCCG TTTGCCACTGGGCCTCGTCCTACCCATCACCAG GGAGGATTCAGACCCATTCAG TTTTTCCAGAGGGCGCAGATGCAAACGGCCCGGCCCACCATTCCAAGCAACAACCCTTCCATTCGGCCCACATCTCAGACCCCCACGGCAGCGGTCTATTCCCCCAATCAGCCCATCATGATGACCATGGCTCCCATGCCCTTCCATTCCCCACAGACAGCGCAGTACTACATCCCTCAG TACCGTCACAGTCCTCCTCAGTATGTAGGGCCTCCTCCTCAACAGTACTCAGTCCAGCCCACTGGACCCAGTACCTTCTATGCTGGACCCAGTCCAGGGGACTTCCCTGCACCTTATG CAGCAGGACCTCCCTACTATCCTGGGCAGCCCATGTACACACCATCTACACCCATCATAATGCCTACACCACAACAACCTCCACCTGCTAAGAGGGAAAAGAAAACA TCCTCCAAGATCCGCATCCGAGACCCCAACCAGGGCGGCAAGGATGTCACAGACGAGATATTATCAGGGGTGGGTGGGAGTCGGAACCCAACCCCACCTGGGGGACGGCCTTCCTCCACTCCTACACCTCCACAG TTTTTATGTCCGCACCCTCATTATCCTCACATTTTCTACCTCAAATCCCAGCAGCTGAACAACCAGGTAGCAGATCACGGGCATGCAATGTATAATGTGGACAGCGCCCAGCTCAACTTGAAAACAG ATGACAAGCCAAAACCAGAGTTTGCTTCGCAAAGATCTGCATCTCCTGGACTGCGGCAGCCAGAGACTTCGTTGGAAAGAATTGATCCAAGCAGCCCAGTCCAAGAGCCCTCTCCCTCACAGAAAACTGAGCTTCCCCCCTCCGGCCCAGAAACGGCCTCAAGTGTAGCTACAGCCCCCAGTCCTTCCATACCTGCCTCAACAGTGGAGTCAGCTGACGCCCAGAGCCCATCAGCTGAGCCCAGCCCCACTAAAGCTGTCACACCAGAACCTGAGAGCTCTGAACCAGAGAAATCCTCCTCCTCAGAGCAACCCTCACCTCAGAGCCTGTCTGCATCTCCAGACCAGCCCGAAAAGGTTGTCAATGGGCTGACGGACACCGATGCTGCTCCCTTGAGTGAAGACTTGGAATCCCAACCAAGGGAAGTCTCTCCGTTGCTGCCTACATCCAGTGTGCCCCAGTCCCCCAGCCCGGAGCCCAGGCCCATCACACCGGCGCTGGACGCTGAGTCTGCGGTGGTAAAAACGGATAGTCCCTTGCCTCCTGCTGAAGACAGCGCTGGATGTTCTGACGTCCCATTCCTCTCGACCTCCTCTACTGCTGCTATCTCCACCACACCTGCACCTCCTCCAGGACTCATACATCCAAGTCAGGTTTCTGCAGGGTCAGCCAGGAGACCTTCTACAGGAGCAGAGCTCAAAGAAACAGGGAAGGAGATTGAGGCCTTGTCGGACAAGAGAGGCGAGCCTTTCTTGCAGTCCAGAAAAG CTACATCTAGTGCACCAAAGACCTGGAAGAACCCAAAAAAGAACATGCCTGTAGGGCAAGATCAGTGTCCAGACAAAGAG GAGGACATGGATCAGCCCTCTATGGAGTCTGCTGCAGAGAGCCCCAGTCCTCCTCCTGTGGAGGTGGAGAGGAGGCCATCAGTAGGAGCTGTGCTCGAGGAGAACGGAGAACAGGACGTAGAGCCTCAGAGAAACGGAGCTGAACACGCCTCTGAAACTGAAAGCAGTGACAGCATCCACCCGCCTGCAGTCAAAGAGCCGCTGATCAAAGCAGTGCCAC AGCCTGCAGAGAAGAATGGCAAGAAGCAGTACGATAGAGACTTCCTGTTGGGCTTCCAGTTCATGCCTGCGTGTGTGCAGAAACCAGAGGGGCTTCCTCCCATTTCTGATGTTGTTCTAGATAAG ATTAACCAAAATAAGCTGCCCATGCGGCCAATAGACCCACGTGTGATTTCCAGAGGCCCAGACTTCACGCCAGCGTTTGCGGATTTCGGCCGACAGATTCAAGGAGGCAGGGGAGCACCG CTGCTGAACGTTGGCCTGCGGCGCCCACCTGGACGCAAGATCATCACAAACGTGTCTGTGAACGATGAGGTGCAGCTGAGGACAACAGAGAATGCTTGGAAGCCTGGCATGAAGCGGGAGAGTGCCGTTGAAGATCCAGACGCCCAGAAAACTCAG GAGCTTTTCCGAAAAGTGCGTAGTATTCTCAACAAATTGACGCCACAGATGTTCAACCAGCTGATGAAGCAGGTGACTGACCTCACCATTGACACAGAGGAGCGGCTCAAGGGTGTCATAGACCTGGTTTTCGAGAAAGCCATCGATGAACCCAGCTTTTCTGTGGCCTATGGAAATATGTGCAGCTGTCTGGCCATG TTAAAAGTGCCCATGACGGATAAGCCCAACACCACTGTGAATTTTCGGAAGCTGCTTCTGAACCGCTGTCAGAAAGAGTTTGAGAAGGACAAGGTAGATGACGATGCCTTCGAGAAGAAACACAGGGAGCTGGAGGCAGCTACCTCG GCTAGTGAGCGGGAGAGACTGCAGGAAGAGCTGGAAGAGGCGAAAGACAAAGCCCGCAGACGCTCCATTGGCAACATCAAGTTCATCGGCGAGCTCTTTAAGCTGCGGATGCTGACAGAAGCCATCATGCACGACTGTGTGGTGAAGTTGCTGAAAAACCATGACGAAGAGTCACTGGAGTGCCTGTGCAGGCTGCTCACCACTATTGGCAAGGACTTGGACTTTGAGAAAGCTAAG CCACGAATGGATCAGTACTTTAACCAGATGGAGAAGATAGTAAAGGAGAGAAAGACTTCATCACGCATTCGGTTCATGCTGCAGGATGTTATTGACCTGCGATTG CACAATTGGGTGTCTCGGAGAGCTGACCTAGGCCCTAAGACCATCGAGCAGATCCATAAAGAGGCAAAGTTGGAAGAACAGGAGGAGCAGAGAAAGGTGCACCAGCAACTGCTGTCCAAGGATAACAAGAGGAGACCAG GGGTGCAGAGAGAGGAGACATGGAGCACTGTGCCTATGACCAAGAACAGCAGAACAATAGACCCCACTAAGATTCCCAAGATCTCCAAG CCAACAATAGATGAGAAGATTCAGCTGGGACCAAGAAATCAGAACTGGATTAAGGGCAGCAGTGGAGGGGCTGGAGCCAAGGCCAGTGAGTCAG ATGTCTCTCGTCCAAGTGCCAGTTTGAACCGTTACTCACCCCTGCAACCCTCAGCGCCTCCGGCCTCGTCTTTACCCTCTACATCCCCAGATTTTGATGCCAGGAGAGTTCTCAGCAG TCGTGGAAGCTCAGGGCGGGAGCGCAATGACAAGCCATTAAGTGTGGGTCCCACTCGGACAGGGCCCATCTTGTTGGGTAGCAGCAATAAGGAGGCTCCCGAGGAGTCGGTCCAGGAAGTGTCCCGCAGAGACTCTTATGCCTCAGACACACCCAAGCTGCCCGCCAGCACTGCAGACAAGAGCAGACTGGAGCGTAGCCAATCCAGGGAGTCTG CTGTTAAACTTGAAGTACTGTCAGGACCCTCTCCAGATAAAACTGCAGAAGAGGACATGGAGAGGCGGTCCAAGTCTATTATTGATGAGTTTTTGCACATTAATGATTACAAG GAGGCAGTGCAGTGTGTGGAGGAGCTAGAGCAACCTGCCATGCTCTATGTGTTTGTGCGGGTGGGTGTGGACTCCACGCTGGAGAGGAGTCAGATCACGCGAGACCATATGGGTCAGCTGCTCTATCAGCTCCTGCACGCTGGAATCCTCCTCAAACTTCAGTTTTTTAAAGG GTTCTCTGAAACTCTTGAAATAGCAGATGATATGGCCATTGATATTCCCCATATATGGCTGTACCTTGCGGAGCTGGTGACCCCTGTACTTCGAGAGGGGGGAATCTCTATGAGAGAATTATTTAG CGAATTTAGCAAACCATTACTCCCTGTGGGAAGAGCTGGGATATTATTTTCTGAAATATTGCACCTTCTATGCAAACAAATG AGCCATAGGAAAGTGGGATCATTATGGAGGGACTCTGGGTTGAGCTGGGCAGATTTTATACCTGAAACAGAGGATGTACACAGCTTCATTACAGAACAT AAATTAGACTTCACTCTTTCTGACGGCTCAAACCTGACCGAGGCTGTCTCTAAGAGAACGCTCTCGCCTGAGGAACTGAACAAGCAACTTGAAAAACTACTACTTGAGGACATGGCTGGCGATGAACAAATCTTCGACTGGGTTGAG GCCAATCTAGATGAATCAGAAATGAGTTCACCTCCTTTCCTCAGAGCTTTAATGACTGCTGTGTGCAAGGCAGCAGTGAAAA CCGAGGGCTCCTCATGCAAAGTGGACTTGACCATAATCCAGAGGAGATTGCCTGTATTACACAAATACCTTAACtcagacacagagagacagtTGCAAGCACTTTACGCACTTCAAGCTTTGATAGTAAAACTGGACCAGCCTGCTA atttgcTCCGGATGTTCTTTGACTGTTTGTACGATGAGGATGTGATATCTGAAGATGCTTTCTATAAGTGGGAAGTCAGTAAAGACCCCGCAGAACAGCAAGGCAAGGGCGTGGCCCTGAAGTCAGTCACCGCCTTCTTCACGTGGCTGCGCGAGGCAGAGGAGGAGTCGGAGGACAATTGA